CCCTACAGTCAGGGCGTCAACGCGGGCTCGCTCGTTTTCACGTCGGGCCAACTGCCGATCCGCCCCGAGGACGGCACGATCCCGGACGACGTGCAAGAGCAGGCCCGCGTCGCGCTCGCCAACGTCGACGCGATTTTGAAGGCCGGCGGATCGTCGCTCGCGGCTGCCGTCAAAGTCACCGTGTTCTTGACGAACATCGCGGATTTCGCCGCCGTGAACTCCGTCTACAAGGAGGCGTTTGCGGGCGCTGAGCCGTTCCCGGCACGATCCGCCGTGCAGGTCGTGGCGCTCCCGAAACCCGAGGCAAAGATCGAGATCGAGGCGATCGGAATGGTGCGGACGTGACACCGCGTAAAGCATCGATCGAGGGGACGCGCGTATCGACCGTCGTTCGCGCGTGGAGCGACTCGGACTGGTACGTCCATGTGACCGCCTCGGGCGACCGGATCGTGCGGGCCGAATTCGTCCGATATACGGACAGCGAACGGGATTCCACGGAGCCCGTTCTCCGTCTGGCGCGCGACCAGATTCGCGCTTACTTCGACGGGTCGCTACGCACCTTCGAGTTGCCGCTGGAGCCGGCGGGTTCGGAATTCGCCAAGTCGGTGTGGCGCGAGGCGGTGTCGATTGGGTACGGCGAAATCCGGACGTACGGAGAGATCGCCGCAGCCGTCGGGTCGCCGCAGGCAGCCATTGCCGTGGGGGCGGCCAACGGCGCGAATCCGATCGCCCTCATCATCCCATGCCATCGCGTGATTGGAGCGGGTGGCGATCTGCGAGGTTACGCCTACGGACTCGACCTGAAACGACGCCTGCTCGACTTCGAGGGCGCGAGGTCGTTCAGCCGGAACTCGACGCGAACGCAGCAGCTTTTCTGAGCCGGGTCACGGTCTTCTCGCGCCCGAGCAGCACGATGGTGTCGAAAATCGGCGGGCTCACCGTGTTGCCGGTCAGCGCCACGCGCACGGGCTGCGCGACTTGGCCGAGCCCCACGCCGCGCTCCTCGCAGATTTTTGCATACATCTCTTCCAGCGCGGGCTCGGTAAAGGCGGCGATGTTTTCGATCCGTGTCGCCAGGAGTTCGATCAATTCCGCGTTCGGCGCGGCCAACCACTTCTTGGCAGCCTTGTCGTCGTAGCTCTCGGGCTCGGCGAAGAAATACCGAACGTGGTCGGCCATTTCAACGAGCGTTTTGAATCGCTCGCGGCAGACTTCGACGAGCCGGTCGAGCCACGCGCCTGGCTCGACCTCGTATCCGCGCTCGCGCAGGTACGGCAGCCACTCAGCCGCTACCGATGAAGGCGGCAGCGACATCATCTTCTGTTGGTTGATCCACTCCAGCTTCTGCAGGTCCATGATGCCGGGCGAGGCGTTGCAGTCGTGGATGTCGAAAAGAGCGATCAGTTCCCCGTCGGTGAACAATTCCTGATCGCCGTGGCTCCACCCGAGGCGCACGAGATAGTTTCGGACGGCCTGCGGGAGATAGCCGAGCTTCGCGAAGTCGGTGACCGATGCTGCGCCGTGACGCTTGGAGAGCTTCTTGCCGTCCGCGCCGTGCGTGAGCGGCATGTGGGCGAATTCTGGCGGCGTGAAGCCGAGCGCCTCGTACGCGATGAGCTGTTTGGGCGTGTTGTTCAGGTGATCGTTTCCGCGAATCACGTGCGTG
Above is a window of Deltaproteobacteria bacterium DNA encoding:
- a CDS encoding glutamate--tRNA ligase, which produces MSDSGVVVRFAPSPTGSLHIGGARTALYNWLYARHTGGKMLLRIEDTDLERSTPENVQIILDGLRWLGIDWDAPPVHQSQRVGHYRPLIQRLLDEGKAYRCVCSKEELDAKREAAIADKRKYLYDRTCRDRNLGPDCGPHTIRIKLPLDGEIAFRDVILGPISMQVSEFDDWIIARSDLTPVYNFVVVADDHDMGVTHVIRGNDHLNNTPKQLIAYEALGFTPPEFAHMPLTHGADGKKLSKRHGAASVTDFAKLGYLPQAVRNYLVRLGWSHGDQELFTDGELIALFDIHDCNASPGIMDLQKLEWINQQKMMSLPPSSVAAEWLPYLRERGYEVEPGAWLDRLVEVCRERFKTLVEMADHVRYFFAEPESYDDKAAKKWLAAPNAELIELLATRIENIAAFTEPALEEMYAKICEERGVGLGQVAQPVRVALTGNTVSPPIFDTIVLLGREKTVTRLRKAAAFASSSG
- a CDS encoding methylated-DNA--[protein]-cysteine S-methyltransferase, producing MTASGDRIVRAEFVRYTDSERDSTEPVLRLARDQIRAYFDGSLRTFELPLEPAGSEFAKSVWREAVSIGYGEIRTYGEIAAAVGSPQAAIAVGAANGANPIALIIPCHRVIGAGGDLRGYAYGLDLKRRLLDFEGARSFSRNSTRTQQLF
- a CDS encoding reactive intermediate/imine deaminase (has endoribonuclease activity on mRNA); this encodes MRKSSISTPKAPGAIGPYSQGVNAGSLVFTSGQLPIRPEDGTIPDDVQEQARVALANVDAILKAGGSSLAAAVKVTVFLTNIADFAAVNSVYKEAFAGAEPFPARSAVQVVALPKPEAKIEIEAIGMVRT